In the Corynebacterium suedekumii genome, one interval contains:
- a CDS encoding glutamate ABC transporter substrate-binding protein, which produces MKRSTILRTAAVTATTALAGTALVACGSGSSSEGMLAAIEAGEVTVGTKYDQPGLGLHNPDGSMSGLDVDVAEYVVNSIAEENGWDAPTITWRETPSAQRETLIQNGEVDLIAATYSINKGRSESVNFGGPYLVTHQALLVREDENEITDLESLDGKILCSVTGSTPAQKVKDALPGVQLQEYDTYSSCVEALRQGNIDAMTTDATILLGYSAQAPGQFKVIEMEQDGEPFTDEYYGIGLAKDDQEATDAINDALTKLHESGEFDTLLDKNLGGDEAVSPGTPGDLSFIE; this is translated from the coding sequence ATGAAGCGCTCCACCATTCTCCGTACCGCCGCCGTCACCGCCACCACCGCGCTCGCCGGCACCGCCCTCGTGGCCTGCGGCTCCGGCTCCTCCTCCGAGGGCATGCTCGCCGCCATCGAGGCCGGCGAGGTCACCGTCGGCACCAAGTACGATCAGCCGGGCCTCGGTCTGCACAACCCGGACGGCTCCATGTCCGGCCTCGACGTCGACGTCGCCGAGTACGTGGTCAACTCCATCGCCGAGGAGAACGGCTGGGACGCCCCCACCATCACCTGGCGCGAGACCCCCTCCGCACAGCGCGAGACCCTCATCCAGAACGGTGAGGTCGACCTCATCGCCGCAACCTACTCCATCAACAAGGGCCGCTCCGAGTCCGTCAACTTCGGCGGCCCCTACCTGGTCACCCACCAGGCGCTGCTGGTCCGCGAGGACGAGAACGAGATCACCGACCTCGAGAGCCTCGACGGCAAGATCCTCTGCTCCGTCACCGGCTCCACCCCGGCCCAGAAAGTCAAGGACGCCCTCCCCGGCGTCCAGCTCCAGGAGTACGACACCTACTCCTCCTGCGTCGAGGCTCTGCGCCAGGGCAACATCGACGCCATGACCACCGACGCCACCATCCTCCTCGGCTACTCCGCCCAGGCACCGGGCCAGTTCAAGGTCATCGAGATGGAGCAGGACGGTGAGCCGTTCACCGACGAGTACTACGGCATCGGCCTGGCCAAGGACGACCAGGAGGCCACCGACGCCATCAACGACGCCCTGACCAAGCTGCACGAGTCCGGTGAGTTCGACACCCTGCTGGACAAGAACCTCGGTGGCGACGAGGCCGTCTCGCCGGGCACCCCGGGTGACCTCTCCTTCATCGAGTAG
- the gluA gene encoding glutamate ABC transporter ATP-binding protein GluA → MIRMTDVQKFFDDFQALTDINLEVPRGQVVVVLGPSGSGKSTLCRTINRLETIEQGTIEIDGHLLPEEGRDLAKLRADVGMVFQQFNLFPHLTIKDNVTLGPLKVRRMKKAEADKTAMALLERVGIANQADKYPAQLSGGQQQRVAIARALAMNPKIMLFDEPTSALDPEMVNEVLDVMAGLASEGMTMVVVTHEMGFARKAADRVLFMADGAIVEDSTPEEFFSNPKTDRAKDFLGKILSH, encoded by the coding sequence ATGATCCGGATGACCGACGTGCAGAAGTTCTTCGACGACTTCCAGGCCCTCACCGACATCAACCTCGAGGTCCCACGCGGTCAGGTCGTGGTCGTCCTCGGCCCCTCCGGCTCCGGCAAGTCCACCCTCTGCCGCACCATCAACCGCCTGGAGACCATCGAGCAGGGCACCATCGAGATCGACGGCCACCTGCTCCCCGAGGAAGGCCGCGACCTGGCCAAGCTCCGCGCCGACGTGGGCATGGTCTTCCAGCAGTTCAACCTCTTCCCCCACCTGACCATCAAGGACAACGTCACCCTCGGCCCGCTCAAGGTCCGCCGGATGAAGAAGGCGGAGGCCGACAAGACGGCGATGGCGCTGCTAGAACGCGTCGGCATCGCCAACCAGGCCGACAAGTACCCGGCCCAGTTGTCCGGCGGCCAGCAGCAGCGCGTGGCCATCGCCCGCGCACTGGCGATGAACCCCAAGATCATGCTCTTCGACGAACCGACGTCGGCCCTGGACCCCGAAATGGTCAACGAGGTCCTCGACGTCATGGCCGGCCTGGCCAGCGAAGGCATGACCATGGTCGTGGTCACCCACGAGATGGGCTTCGCCCGGAAGGCGGCCGACCGTGTCCTGTTCATGGCCGACGGGGCGATCGTCGAGGACTCCACCCCCGAGGAGTTCTTCTCCAACCCCAAGACCGACCGTGCCAAGGACTTCCTGGGCAAGATCCTGTCCCACTAA